Within the Herbaspirillum sp. RTI4 genome, the region CCGCCTCAATGAACGGCAACGCGCCGCTGGTTTGAAAGAATTCGCCAATCCGCGTAATGCCGCTGCGGGTAGTTTGCGTCAGCTGGATTCCCGCATCACAGCGCATCGCCGCTTGCGCTTTTTTTCTTACGGCATTGGTTTGCTGGAAGGCGCGGCGATGCCTGATTCGCATACCGGCTTGATGGACTGGTACCGGCAACTCGGTTTGCCAGTGTGTCAGGAACGCGCGCTGGTGCAAGGCGTCGCCGGGCTGCTCGATTTTTATCGCGACATCGGCCAGCGGCGCGCCGAACTGCCGTATGAAATCGATGGCGTGGTCTACAAGGTCAACCGTTTCGATCAGCAACAGCAACTCGGTTTTGTCGCACGCGCGCCGCGTTATGCGCTGGCGCATAAATTTCCGGCAGAAGAGGCGCTGACCACGGTGCTGGATATCGAAGTGCAGGTCGGCCGCACCGGTGCGATTACTCCGGTGGCGCGCCTGAAACCGGTAGCGGTCGGCGGCGTGATCGTGACCAACGCCACCCTGCACAATGAAGATGAAGTGCGACGCAAGGATATTCGTATCGGCGACAGCGTGATCGTGCGTCGCGCTGGTGACGTCATTCCCGAAGTGGTCGCCTATGTGCCCGAGGCAAGGACCGAGCAGGTGCGAGAATTTCAGATGCCGGTTGCCTGTCCGGTGTGCGGTTCCCCGATTGTCCGGCTGGAAGATGAAACGATTGCCCGCTGCTCCGGTGGCTGGATCAAATGCAGCGCCCAGCGCAAGGGCGGCTTGCAGCATTTCGTTTCGCGCCGGGCGATGGATGTCGATGGTCTGGGCGAGCAGCTGATCGATCAGTTGGTCGATAAAAACCTGATCGTGACTGCGGCCGATCTCTACAAACTGGGATTCGTCGCGCTGGCGGAACTGGAGCGCATGGCCGACAAGTCGGCGCAAAATGTATTGGCGGCGCTGGAGAAATCCAAATCGACGACGCTGGCGCGCTTCATTTATGCGCTCGGTATACGCCACGTCGGTGAAGCAACCGCCAAGGAATTGGCACGTCATTTCGGCAGTCTGGATGCGCTGGTCGATGCCAGCGAGCTGCAATTGCTGGAAGTGGCCGATGTCGGTCCGGTCGTGGCGCAGTCGATGATCGGTTTTTTTACCGATCCGCTGAACCGCGAATTGCTGGAACAGTTGCGTGCCGCCGGTGTGCATTGGCCGGAACATGCCGCTGCGGAACGCACACCCATGCCTTTGCAAGGCAATACTTTTGTACTGACCGGCACCTTGCCCAACCTGAGCCGGGAGGCGGCGCAGGCGCGGATTGAAGCCGCAGGGGGCAAAGTGGCGGGATCGGTATCGAAAAAAACAACGTACGTGGTGGCCGGTGCTGAAGCCGGGAGCAAACTGGCCAAGG harbors:
- the ligA gene encoding NAD-dependent DNA ligase LigA, translated to MSPDTPQSSGATPPEWVARAAELTAQLNHHSYAYYALDQPSVPDAEYDRLFQQLQALELQHPELITPDSPTQRVGATPLPFFRQVTHAVPMLSLGNGFSDEDVLAFGKRVADALAAAAGANTMDGNVVDTASAPVEYAADLKFDGLAINLRYENGLLVQAATRGDGATGEDVTANIRTVRAIPLRLRGDNIPTLLDVRGEVLMYKADFARLNERQRAAGLKEFANPRNAAAGSLRQLDSRITAHRRLRFFSYGIGLLEGAAMPDSHTGLMDWYRQLGLPVCQERALVQGVAGLLDFYRDIGQRRAELPYEIDGVVYKVNRFDQQQQLGFVARAPRYALAHKFPAEEALTTVLDIEVQVGRTGAITPVARLKPVAVGGVIVTNATLHNEDEVRRKDIRIGDSVIVRRAGDVIPEVVAYVPEARTEQVREFQMPVACPVCGSPIVRLEDETIARCSGGWIKCSAQRKGGLQHFVSRRAMDVDGLGEQLIDQLVDKNLIVTAADLYKLGFVALAELERMADKSAQNVLAALEKSKSTTLARFIYALGIRHVGEATAKELARHFGSLDALVDASELQLLEVADVGPVVAQSMIGFFTDPLNRELLEQLRAAGVHWPEHAAAERTPMPLQGNTFVLTGTLPNLSREAAQARIEAAGGKVAGSVSKKTTYVVAGAEAGSKLAKAEELGITILDEQKLIALLENA